One region of Dehalococcoidia bacterium genomic DNA includes:
- a CDS encoding pyridoxamine 5'-phosphate oxidase family protein, which translates to MSTPSADRPDMPDGYGIARDGSGAEILSWEQIEQWLRDARNYWIISTNADGTPHAMPVWGLWFDGAAAFATSRESRKGRNLAERPDGIVHLESGDNVVILHGKVAEMTGRAQLERMADAYEKKYDMRPDPHDPGNITYALSPTKALTWLEHDFPNTATRWRFESSSQS; encoded by the coding sequence GTGAGCACACCGAGCGCAGATCGACCAGACATGCCCGACGGCTACGGCATCGCGCGCGACGGGAGCGGCGCCGAGATCTTGTCGTGGGAGCAGATCGAGCAGTGGCTGCGGGACGCGCGCAACTATTGGATTATCAGCACCAACGCCGACGGCACGCCACATGCCATGCCGGTGTGGGGGTTGTGGTTCGACGGCGCCGCCGCCTTCGCGACGAGTCGCGAGTCTCGCAAGGGGCGCAATCTCGCCGAGCGTCCGGACGGGATCGTCCACCTCGAAAGCGGCGATAACGTCGTCATCCTGCACGGCAAGGTGGCTGAGATGACAGGCCGGGCGCAACTCGAGCGCATGGCCGACGCGTACGAGAAGAAGTACGACATGCGCCCGGACCCGCATGACCCCGGCAATATCACGTACGCGCTCTCGCCGACGAAAGCGCTGACGTGGCTCGAACACGACTTTCCGAACACGGCGACGCGTTGGCGGTTCGAGTCGAGTTCTCAGTCATAA
- a CDS encoding NAD(P)/FAD-dependent oxidoreductase, whose amino-acid sequence MPLRHSGEMEPQHRPYDCVVIGGGPAGLSAAIYLARYNRSVIVADHGSGRSTTHETNENYLGFPDGIRSTELRDLGKRQAERFGAEFIDCKIAEVSRTEDGFRAACDGVELHGRTLIFATGVRDYLPEFENADVDDFFGRSLFWCITCDGHKVRNRRVVVVGRDDEAATTTLQFLNFTPQLTMVTNRPPGGNLISDKKQQQLAAADITLIEGRVKKVYGEDGFMNVVELDDGRTLDVDFMFSQQGARPNTLLARPLGVELDQVGYIKVDQEQRTNVAMVFGAGDVTREYAHQIVTAAHEGSTAACTANYELYRPEQRS is encoded by the coding sequence GTGCCACTTCGCCATAGTGGCGAGATGGAGCCGCAACACCGGCCTTACGACTGCGTCGTCATCGGCGGCGGCCCGGCGGGACTTTCTGCCGCGATCTACCTCGCGCGCTACAACCGCAGCGTGATCGTCGCGGACCACGGCAGCGGGCGCTCGACGACGCACGAGACGAACGAGAACTACCTCGGCTTTCCGGATGGCATCCGCTCGACCGAGCTGCGCGACCTTGGGAAGCGCCAGGCGGAGCGTTTCGGCGCGGAGTTCATCGACTGCAAGATCGCGGAGGTGTCGCGCACGGAAGATGGCTTCCGCGCCGCGTGCGACGGCGTTGAATTGCACGGGCGTACGCTGATCTTCGCGACGGGCGTGCGTGACTATCTGCCGGAGTTCGAGAACGCCGACGTCGACGATTTTTTCGGCAGGTCGCTGTTCTGGTGCATCACATGCGACGGTCACAAGGTGCGCAACCGGCGCGTAGTCGTCGTCGGGCGCGACGATGAAGCGGCGACGACGACGCTCCAGTTCCTCAACTTCACGCCGCAGCTCACGATGGTCACCAATCGTCCGCCGGGCGGCAACCTGATCAGCGACAAGAAGCAGCAGCAGCTTGCCGCCGCGGACATCACGCTGATCGAGGGGCGCGTGAAGAAGGTCTACGGCGAGGATGGTTTCATGAACGTTGTCGAACTCGACGATGGACGCACGCTCGATGTCGACTTCATGTTCAGCCAGCAGGGCGCGCGCCCGAACACGCTGCTCGCGCGGCCGCTCGGCGTCGAACTCGACCAGGTGGGCTACATCAAGGTGGACCAGGAGCAACGCACGAACGTAGCGATGGTGTTCGGCGCGGGCGACGTGACGCGCGAATACGCGCATCAGATCGTCACCGCCGCGCACGAGGGTTCGACGGCCGCGTGCACGGCGAACTACGAGCTGTACAGGCCGGAGCAGCGGAGCTAG
- a CDS encoding phosphatase PAP2 family protein has protein sequence MRLDVGRIALHATVLLALLAVCATFFALARWVDGTYFLPFDKKPSIWVQDLESEPADRLFGFVNDVGDLQWIAAALIALFGLLVVRGRLFEAAVVLGAGAMRYAQLGVREIVDRPFSWDEPPVPVRVFPNEDSFPSGTFMGEVLAYGLIFAFIPRIVPWQPIVWIVRMFCVFIIVVGGPARLYTGAHWTSDLIGSLLLASMYLIPALWLDNVLRERTRGESPGVLTRSRFRPLAVDDAMPEPVQNAPRP, from the coding sequence ATGCGCCTTGACGTGGGCCGTATCGCATTACACGCGACCGTGCTGCTCGCCTTGCTGGCCGTCTGCGCGACATTCTTCGCGCTCGCGCGGTGGGTCGATGGCACGTATTTCCTGCCGTTCGACAAGAAGCCCTCGATCTGGGTGCAGGACCTGGAAAGCGAGCCGGCGGATCGGCTGTTCGGCTTCGTCAACGACGTTGGCGACCTGCAGTGGATCGCCGCCGCGCTGATCGCGCTATTCGGGCTGCTCGTCGTGCGGGGCCGCCTGTTCGAGGCGGCGGTGGTGCTCGGCGCCGGCGCCATGCGATACGCACAGCTCGGCGTGCGGGAGATCGTCGACCGCCCGTTCTCGTGGGACGAGCCGCCGGTACCGGTGCGCGTCTTCCCGAATGAGGACAGCTTTCCGAGCGGCACGTTCATGGGTGAAGTGTTGGCGTACGGCCTGATCTTCGCGTTTATCCCGCGGATCGTGCCGTGGCAGCCAATCGTCTGGATTGTGCGGATGTTCTGCGTGTTCATCATCGTCGTTGGCGGGCCGGCGCGTCTCTACACGGGTGCGCACTGGACGAGCGACCTCATCGGCTCGCTGCTGCTTGCATCGATGTACCTGATCCCGGCGCTCTGGCTCGACAACGTGCTCCGCGAGCGCACGCGCGGAGAGTCGCCCGGCGTACTGACGCGGTCCCGGTTCCGCCCGCTGGCCGTTGACGACGCCATGCCGGAGCCGGTGCAGAACGCCCCCCGGCCGTAG
- the larB gene encoding nickel pincer cofactor biosynthesis protein LarB — MEEHRLRDLLTSVAEGRLAIDAAVDELRHLPYEDLGFAKIDHHRGLRDWVPEVILGEGKTPAQIVEIATRLLDRADRLLITRISPEAARDVLAAVPDAKHHEAARCITVERATLLKQPGVAVLCAGTADLPVAEEAAVTAEIIGNDVRRMYDVGVAGIHRLLDQLPAIREARALVVVAGMEGALPSVVAGLVSSPVIAVPTSIGYGASFNGLAPLLAMLNACAAGVSVVNIDNGFGAGYIAASINRIAVAGRPD; from the coding sequence ATCGAAGAGCATCGTCTGCGCGACCTGCTGACGTCGGTCGCCGAGGGCCGTCTGGCCATCGACGCGGCGGTCGATGAACTGCGCCACCTGCCGTACGAGGACCTCGGCTTCGCGAAGATCGACCATCACCGCGGGCTCCGCGACTGGGTGCCGGAAGTGATCCTTGGCGAAGGTAAGACGCCGGCGCAGATCGTCGAAATCGCCACGCGTCTGCTCGACCGCGCCGATCGGCTGCTCATCACGCGCATCTCGCCGGAAGCGGCACGCGACGTGCTGGCCGCCGTCCCCGATGCGAAGCACCACGAGGCCGCACGGTGCATCACCGTCGAGCGCGCGACGCTGCTCAAGCAGCCCGGCGTGGCCGTGCTCTGCGCCGGCACCGCCGACCTGCCCGTCGCGGAGGAGGCGGCCGTGACGGCGGAAATCATCGGCAACGACGTGCGCCGCATGTATGACGTGGGCGTGGCCGGCATCCACCGCCTGCTCGATCAACTCCCCGCCATCCGCGAGGCGCGCGCGCTCGTCGTCGTCGCCGGCATGGAGGGAGCGCTGCCCAGCGTCGTCGCGGGGCTCGTATCGTCACCCGTCATCGCCGTGCCGACGTCCATCGGCTACGGCGCGAGCTTCAACGGACTGGCGCCGCTCCTCGCCATGCTCAACGCCTGTGCGGCCGGCGTCTCGGTCGTCAACATCGATAACGGCTTCGGTGCGGGCTACATCGCGGCGTCCATCAACCGTATTGCGGTGGCCGGCCGCCCGGACTGA
- a CDS encoding GNAT family N-acetyltransferase — MTTIYNPAMAFDPVVSLRIINNERLRNAQGWAEHRDLGGVLAMTSDAPIPDLNCLEAFNTTEAKLEGLLDIGFALLRAFDCDPAAQLTPLDRPKSVAKHLERRGLRATDRWHTMVFRGDVASIPVNPTIDVRRVEPDDVPLFVSLHAGGEKWVRRLSMSSTLAAINEPGNSFYLAYVEGQPVATTHLLVDGATAGIYAVGTQKAHRRQGIATTLLAAALRDAQAAGCDVIGLRTLAGSDAERLYRRHGFELAHESRLYETPTA; from the coding sequence ATGACGACCATCTACAATCCGGCCATGGCGTTCGACCCCGTCGTGTCACTGCGGATCATCAACAACGAGCGGCTGCGCAACGCCCAGGGCTGGGCGGAGCACCGCGACCTCGGCGGTGTGCTGGCCATGACATCCGATGCGCCTATCCCGGACCTCAACTGCCTCGAAGCGTTCAATACGACGGAGGCTAAACTCGAAGGGCTGCTCGACATCGGCTTCGCACTGCTGCGGGCGTTTGACTGCGATCCCGCGGCGCAGCTCACGCCGCTCGACCGCCCGAAAAGCGTCGCGAAGCATCTCGAACGGCGTGGTCTCCGCGCCACCGACCGCTGGCACACCATGGTATTCCGCGGCGACGTTGCGTCGATCCCCGTGAACCCCACCATCGACGTGCGCCGCGTCGAGCCCGACGACGTGCCGCTGTTCGTCAGTCTCCACGCCGGCGGTGAGAAGTGGGTGCGGCGGCTGTCAATGTCATCGACGCTGGCGGCGATCAACGAACCCGGCAACAGTTTCTACCTGGCATACGTCGAAGGCCAGCCGGTGGCGACTACGCACCTGTTGGTCGACGGTGCCACGGCCGGCATCTACGCCGTCGGCACGCAGAAAGCGCACCGGCGCCAGGGCATCGCCACGACGCTGCTCGCCGCGGCGCTGCGCGACGCCCAGGCCGCTGGCTGCGACGTCATCGGCCTGCGTACGCTCGCGGGCAGCGACGCCGAACGCCTCTACCGGCGCCACGGCTTCGAACTCGCGCACGAATCGCGGCTCTACGAGACCCCCACAGCGTAG
- a CDS encoding acyl-CoA dehydrogenase family protein has product MEFQLSEEHRLIQETARRIAKQKIAPRAAEIDETQEYPHDIFAAFKETGLTGLTISKQYGGSGAGMFPLALAVEEAAKYCCASGLMLLLSALASQPVMIGGDERQKKWIGEGIASGSIKGAFCLTEPNHGSDAGNLEMRAKKDGDDYILNGEKMYISGGTVADYVVAFARTNGTPGPKGISAFIVPSDAPGFKVAGQDRKMGVRGVPTADIVFEDVRVPRENLIGGEEGQGFNHAMLTLNSCRPVVGARGLGLAEGAMSYALEFARQREAFGKPIAELQAIQFMFADMAIQIEAARLLVYQGAWRVDQGLYDREHAAYLSIAKAYATEVGVKVSSDAMQILGAQGYMMDHPLERHYRDARQLMIVEGTSQIQRVVIARALLEREIVYP; this is encoded by the coding sequence ATGGAATTCCAGCTTTCCGAAGAGCATCGCCTGATCCAGGAGACGGCGCGCCGCATCGCCAAACAGAAGATCGCGCCGCGCGCCGCGGAGATCGACGAGACGCAGGAGTATCCGCACGACATCTTCGCTGCGTTCAAGGAGACCGGCCTCACCGGCCTGACGATCTCAAAGCAGTACGGCGGCAGCGGCGCCGGCATGTTCCCGCTCGCCCTCGCCGTCGAAGAGGCGGCGAAGTATTGCTGCGCCTCGGGGTTGATGCTGCTGCTGTCGGCCCTGGCATCGCAGCCAGTCATGATCGGCGGCGACGAACGCCAGAAGAAGTGGATCGGCGAAGGCATCGCGAGCGGCTCGATCAAGGGCGCGTTCTGCCTGACCGAACCCAACCACGGCTCCGACGCCGGCAACCTGGAGATGCGCGCGAAGAAAGACGGCGACGACTACATCCTCAACGGCGAGAAGATGTACATCTCCGGCGGCACCGTCGCCGACTACGTCGTGGCGTTCGCGCGCACGAACGGCACGCCGGGCCCGAAGGGCATCAGCGCGTTTATCGTGCCGAGCGATGCGCCGGGCTTCAAGGTCGCCGGCCAGGACCGCAAGATGGGCGTGCGCGGCGTCCCGACGGCCGACATCGTCTTCGAAGACGTGCGCGTGCCCCGTGAGAACCTGATCGGCGGCGAAGAAGGCCAGGGCTTCAACCACGCGATGCTCACGCTGAACTCGTGCCGGCCCGTCGTCGGCGCCCGCGGCCTCGGGCTCGCCGAGGGCGCGATGTCGTACGCGCTGGAGTTCGCGCGTCAGCGCGAGGCGTTCGGCAAGCCGATCGCAGAGTTGCAGGCGATCCAGTTCATGTTCGCCGACATGGCGATCCAGATCGAAGCGGCGCGGCTGCTCGTCTACCAGGGCGCGTGGCGCGTCGACCAGGGCCTGTATGACCGCGAACACGCCGCCTACCTCTCGATCGCGAAGGCCTACGCGACCGAAGTCGGCGTGAAAGTGTCGAGCGACGCGATGCAGATCCTCGGCGCGCAGGGCTACATGATGGACCACCCGCTCGAACGCCACTACCGCGACGCGCGCCAGCTCATGATCGTCGAGGGCACGAGCCAGATCCAGCGAGTCGTCATCGCCCGCGCGTTACTCGAACGGGAGATCGTGTATCCGTAG
- a CDS encoding type II toxin-antitoxin system RelE/ParE family toxin: MARIVWSPEASRRLIDIAAYMLLAAPEHAESVVDRIVQATERLGDFPRMGRTLPHTRDFEAREIIVDRFHVVYAIDGETVEISTILHGAMDIATRLHELLGDA; encoded by the coding sequence GTGGCGCGAATCGTTTGGTCGCCAGAAGCCAGTCGACGCCTGATCGATATCGCGGCTTACATGCTGCTAGCCGCTCCCGAGCATGCGGAGTCTGTCGTCGACCGCATCGTCCAGGCCACTGAACGTTTGGGCGACTTCCCGCGGATGGGACGAACACTGCCCCACACCCGCGACTTCGAAGCTCGCGAGATCATCGTTGATCGCTTTCACGTTGTGTATGCCATAGACGGAGAGACGGTCGAAATCTCCACCATCCTCCATGGTGCGATGGATATCGCTACGCGCTTACATGAACTGCTAGGTGATGCTTAA
- a CDS encoding methionyl-tRNA formyltransferase has product MRIALIGQAAFGEAVFTRLRDQGEQIVAVSSIEGAPGRPDPLWAAAEAARLPPFPTGKLKKSSVLDAWSETKPDLCVMAFVNHILPERVLEAPPLGTIQYHPSLLPRHRGRSSINWAIAQGDGVTGITVFWVDKGIDTGPILLQKEVPVGPDDTVASLYFDHLFPLGVDAMAEAVRLVREGNAPRITQDETRATYEQPADDTTSAIDWAQPAQDVYNLVRGSNPQPGAHAMLGDLQVRFFDARMSPEAPPEPPGTVLAVGETIDVALAGGILRAMRLQAAGGKKIAATELAAAHGVTPRVRFANGALPAP; this is encoded by the coding sequence ATGCGCATCGCACTGATCGGCCAGGCCGCCTTCGGCGAAGCCGTTTTTACCCGCCTCCGCGATCAGGGCGAGCAGATCGTCGCCGTGTCGTCGATCGAGGGCGCGCCCGGGCGTCCCGACCCGCTGTGGGCTGCCGCTGAAGCCGCCCGCCTGCCACCCTTCCCGACCGGCAAGCTCAAGAAGTCCTCTGTCCTCGACGCCTGGTCGGAGACGAAACCGGACCTCTGCGTCATGGCGTTCGTGAACCACATCCTGCCCGAGCGCGTCCTGGAAGCGCCGCCGCTCGGCACCATCCAGTACCACCCGTCGCTGCTGCCCCGGCACCGTGGCCGCTCGTCGATCAACTGGGCGATCGCGCAGGGCGACGGCGTCACCGGGATCACCGTCTTCTGGGTCGACAAGGGCATCGATACCGGCCCTATCCTGCTGCAGAAGGAGGTCCCGGTCGGCCCCGACGATACCGTCGCTTCGCTGTACTTCGACCACCTGTTCCCGCTCGGCGTCGATGCCATGGCGGAAGCGGTGCGCCTCGTCCGCGAAGGCAACGCGCCGCGTATCACGCAGGACGAGACCCGCGCGACCTACGAGCAGCCCGCCGACGACACGACGAGCGCGATCGACTGGGCGCAGCCCGCGCAGGACGTCTACAACCTCGTCCGCGGCTCCAACCCGCAGCCCGGCGCCCACGCCATGCTCGGCGACCTGCAGGTCAGGTTCTTCGACGCCCGTATGTCGCCCGAAGCCCCTCCCGAGCCGCCCGGCACGGTCCTCGCGGTCGGAGAGACGATCGACGTCGCGCTTGCGGGCGGCATCCTGCGCGCGATGCGGTTGCAAGCCGCCGGCGGCAAGAAGATCGCCGCGACGGAGCTCGCCGCAGCGCACGGCGTCACGCCACGGGTCCGCTTCGCGAACGGCGCTCTTCCCGCGCCCTGA